A window of Corallococcus macrosporus DSM 14697 contains these coding sequences:
- the argE gene encoding acetylornithine deacetylase, giving the protein MSDTLPALRATLTELVAMDTTSFRPNAPLIDYAQARLEAAGFSAERQKFTDDAGVEKVNLIAVKGGTGSGRAALALVGHSDCVPYDAAWTDALRLTEKDGRLYARGACDTKGFIACALHAALNARDLNAPLMVVLTADEEVGLTGAKKLVEAGLGRARHAIVGEPTRLIPVRANKGYCLAEVEVRGKEGHSAYPDSGASAIFRAGRFLQRLEHLALTVLREDRDEGFQPPFTTVNVGVIQGGKAKNVIPGACRFVVEWRPIPGQPPERVSQLLETIRQELVRDEPAFEAHIQVVRTDRGVNTRADAEVVRFLAEASGNAPETVSFGTEAPQMTELGAEAVVFGPGDIRVAHQTGEYVPVEDLVRCEAVLARAVAHFCGGR; this is encoded by the coding sequence ATGAGTGACACGCTGCCCGCGCTGCGGGCCACCCTGACGGAGTTGGTGGCGATGGACACCACGTCCTTCCGCCCCAACGCTCCGCTCATCGACTACGCGCAGGCGCGCCTGGAGGCCGCGGGCTTCAGCGCGGAGCGCCAGAAGTTCACGGACGACGCGGGCGTGGAGAAGGTGAACCTCATCGCGGTGAAGGGCGGCACCGGCTCCGGCCGCGCCGCGCTGGCCCTGGTGGGGCACTCCGACTGTGTGCCGTATGACGCGGCCTGGACGGACGCGCTGCGGCTCACGGAGAAGGACGGGCGGCTCTACGCGCGCGGCGCGTGTGACACCAAGGGCTTCATCGCCTGCGCGCTGCACGCGGCGCTGAACGCCAGGGACTTGAATGCCCCGCTGATGGTGGTCCTCACCGCCGACGAGGAGGTCGGCCTGACGGGGGCCAAGAAGCTGGTGGAGGCCGGCCTGGGCCGCGCGCGGCACGCGATTGTCGGCGAGCCCACGCGCCTCATCCCGGTGCGCGCCAACAAGGGCTACTGCCTGGCGGAGGTGGAGGTGCGGGGGAAGGAAGGGCACAGCGCGTATCCGGACTCGGGCGCGTCGGCCATCTTCCGCGCGGGGCGCTTCCTCCAGCGCCTGGAGCACCTGGCGCTGACGGTGCTGCGGGAGGACCGCGACGAGGGCTTCCAGCCGCCCTTCACCACCGTCAACGTGGGCGTCATCCAGGGCGGCAAGGCCAAGAATGTCATCCCCGGCGCCTGCCGCTTCGTCGTGGAGTGGCGGCCCATCCCCGGTCAGCCGCCGGAGCGCGTGTCTCAGCTCCTGGAGACCATCCGCCAGGAGCTGGTGCGGGATGAGCCCGCCTTCGAGGCGCACATCCAGGTGGTGCGCACGGACCGCGGGGTGAATACGCGCGCGGACGCGGAGGTGGTGCGCTTCCTCGCCGAGGCCAGCGGCAACGCACCGGAGACGGTGTCCTTCGGCACGGAGGCGCCGCAGATGACGGAGCTGGGCGCGGAGGCGGTGGTGTTCGGCCCCGGCGACATCCGCGTGGCGCACCAGACGGGTGAGTACGTCCCGGTGGAGGATCTGGTGCGCTGCGAGGCCGTCCTGGCGCGCGCCGTGGCCCACTTCTGCGGCGGACGCTGA
- a CDS encoding c-type cytochrome produces MMKRFVLVLSLTLATGAHAETVADVWKAKCAMCHGADGKAQTKMGQKASIGDMSRPDWQKARADAELREVIAEGAPRNRMMKPFKDKLTPAQIDALVGYIRTFKAPSGP; encoded by the coding sequence ATGATGAAGCGGTTCGTCCTGGTCCTGAGCCTGACGCTGGCCACCGGCGCCCACGCGGAGACCGTGGCCGACGTGTGGAAGGCGAAGTGCGCGATGTGCCACGGCGCTGACGGCAAGGCCCAGACGAAGATGGGCCAGAAGGCGTCCATCGGCGACATGAGCCGGCCTGACTGGCAGAAGGCCCGCGCCGACGCCGAACTCCGCGAGGTGATCGCCGAAGGCGCCCCACGGAACCGCATGATGAAGCCCTTCAAGGACAAGCTCACCCCAGCACAGATTGACGCACTGGTGGGGTACATCCGCACCTTCAAGGCGCCGTCGGGCCCTTGA
- a CDS encoding type IV pilus modification PilV family protein: MSRRRRHAHPRGLSILETLVTAAVLMLGILGILLTLGTASRHNRRNNNLGQASLIAEQELERVVNLRCVGEPLSDPCVNIKQLDNTGRDVWWSANGRMSETPPVPGAPPRMAYALRLDVDPPFEGAETGEPALSRAIPLPHASNLAPHQVINVRVTVSWQEAPGAPRRAVALQTRMAP, translated from the coding sequence ATGAGCCGGCGCAGGCGCCACGCGCACCCGCGCGGGCTCAGCATCCTGGAGACCCTGGTCACCGCCGCGGTGCTCATGCTGGGCATCCTGGGCATCCTGCTCACGCTGGGCACCGCGTCCCGCCACAACCGCCGCAACAACAACCTGGGCCAGGCCAGCCTCATCGCCGAGCAGGAGCTGGAGCGCGTGGTCAACCTGCGCTGCGTGGGCGAGCCGCTGAGCGACCCGTGCGTCAACATCAAGCAGCTCGACAACACGGGGCGGGACGTGTGGTGGTCCGCCAATGGCCGCATGTCGGAGACGCCGCCCGTCCCCGGCGCGCCCCCGCGGATGGCCTACGCCCTGCGCCTGGACGTGGACCCACCCTTCGAGGGCGCGGAGACGGGTGAGCCCGCCCTGAGCCGCGCCATCCCGCTCCCCCACGCCAGCAACCTGGCCCCGCACCAGGTCATCAACGTCCGCGTCACCGTGAGCTGGCAGGAGGCGCCCGGCGCGCCCCGCCGCGCGGTGGCCCTGCAGACCCGGATGGCGCCATGA
- the mfd gene encoding transcription-repair coupling factor has product MDTPFTQTQDGGAAGDPFAQVVDGLRAGQRVRTQGLKGAARGHVLARLHGALKAPLVCVAVDEEAADALAADLSFFLGGQGSLLAPRVLRLPADEVLPYDEVSPDAAAVTERLGALYHLGQGTRFPALVLSVRALHRKVLPLEVMRALAARVTVGQDFDRDSLARRLVRMGYQNSPLVEDVGTFSVRGDLLDVFSPLYDKPVRLEFFGDTIESIRAFDPQSQRTVDALKEVDLVPAREVLLTDETRPRAESAARAVADRINLPTIKLREHLDALREGLPGFGLEGLLPGFFEGGLATLFDFLRDWSPEAPVLYLDDPLGQERAADTLWEELERSHSAAEARQELICPPGEHFLSREDVGQRLQGFRVLEGGGLSLAQTERPPVHFSFGGTQDLREAILAHHGEEGALSPLVERLERWRELRVACVVACGTLSQADRLKRLLMDRNVVVKVHTEPLEDATSLYEPSIRAHLFTGEVSHGFVDGPGGLAVLADEEIFGVRARRRPRRSKKLDAFGAGFGDLKEGDLIVHTDFGIGRYAGLTKMEVNGVPGDFLILEYAGRDKIYLPVGRMRLIQKFSGGDPSQVQLDKLGTTSWEKTKKRVKEQLLKMAAELLQIAAARKAHPGHAFSAPDRYFAQFEADFEFEETPDQAKAIEDVLADMQKAEPMDRLVCGDVGYGKTEVAMRAAFKAALDRKQVAVLVPTTVLAQQHFLSFKKRFKDYPVTVEVISGLKKAPEVREVLKRAKEGKVDILIGTHKLLGGEVAFKDLGLMIVDEEQRFGVKQKESLKKWRSQIDVLTLTATPIPRTLHMSMSGVRDMSIIATPPQDRRAIRTFVMKYEDQVVKEAIEREVARGGQVFFVHNRVESLPSIETQLRALVPQVTIGVAHGQMGEGQLEKVMLAFTEKKYQVLLCTSIIESGIDISSANTMIVNRADQFGLAQLYQLRGRVGRSKERAYAYLLVPSRRAVTKDAQRRLEVLQNFTELGAGFSIASHDLEIRGAGNLLGDKQSGAIAEIGFDMYAQLLEEAVAEMQGQPPKVQIEPDVTLPMPALIPDDYVSDVHQRLVFYKRFSQASHPDEVTDLRAELVDRYGEAPDEVDHLSELTLLKIDMRDLRLRGLEVGTTRLVVTLGADALLDGPKVAGLVQRSKGVYRLTPDMKLIARAPQGASGHDLIAEAKKVLRDLSHCALPQA; this is encoded by the coding sequence ATGGACACTCCCTTCACACAGACGCAGGACGGCGGCGCGGCGGGCGACCCCTTCGCCCAGGTGGTTGATGGACTTCGGGCGGGGCAGCGCGTCCGGACACAGGGGCTCAAGGGCGCCGCGCGCGGGCACGTGCTCGCCCGCCTGCATGGCGCGCTGAAGGCGCCGCTGGTCTGCGTGGCGGTGGACGAGGAGGCGGCCGACGCGCTCGCCGCCGACCTGTCCTTCTTCCTGGGCGGCCAGGGCAGCCTGCTGGCGCCGCGCGTGCTGCGGCTGCCCGCGGACGAGGTGCTGCCCTACGACGAGGTGTCTCCCGACGCGGCGGCCGTCACCGAGCGGCTGGGCGCGCTCTATCACCTGGGCCAGGGCACGCGCTTCCCGGCGCTGGTGCTGTCGGTGCGCGCGCTGCACCGCAAGGTGCTGCCGCTGGAGGTGATGCGCGCGCTGGCCGCGCGGGTGACGGTGGGCCAGGACTTCGACCGGGACTCGCTGGCGCGCCGGCTGGTGCGCATGGGCTACCAGAACAGCCCGCTGGTGGAGGACGTGGGCACCTTCAGCGTGCGCGGCGACCTGCTGGACGTCTTCAGCCCGCTCTACGACAAGCCCGTCCGCCTGGAGTTCTTCGGCGACACCATCGAGTCCATCCGCGCCTTCGACCCGCAGTCCCAGCGCACCGTGGACGCGCTGAAGGAAGTGGACCTGGTGCCCGCGCGCGAGGTGCTGCTCACCGACGAGACGCGCCCGCGCGCCGAGTCCGCCGCCCGCGCGGTGGCCGACCGCATCAACCTGCCCACCATCAAGCTGCGCGAGCACCTGGACGCCCTGCGCGAGGGCCTGCCCGGCTTCGGCCTGGAGGGCCTGCTGCCCGGCTTCTTCGAGGGCGGGCTGGCCACGCTGTTCGACTTCCTGCGCGACTGGAGCCCCGAGGCGCCCGTCCTCTACCTGGATGACCCGCTGGGACAGGAGCGCGCGGCGGACACGCTGTGGGAGGAGCTGGAGCGTTCGCACAGCGCGGCCGAGGCCCGGCAGGAGCTCATCTGCCCGCCCGGGGAGCACTTCCTCTCCCGCGAGGACGTGGGCCAGCGGCTGCAGGGGTTCCGCGTGCTGGAGGGCGGCGGCCTGTCGCTGGCGCAGACGGAGCGCCCGCCGGTGCACTTCAGCTTCGGCGGCACCCAGGATTTGCGCGAGGCCATCCTCGCGCACCACGGCGAGGAGGGCGCGCTGTCCCCGCTGGTGGAGCGGCTGGAGCGCTGGCGCGAGCTGCGCGTGGCCTGCGTGGTGGCGTGCGGCACGCTGAGCCAGGCGGACCGGCTGAAGCGGCTGCTGATGGACCGCAACGTGGTGGTGAAGGTCCACACGGAGCCGCTGGAGGACGCCACGTCGCTGTACGAGCCGTCCATCCGCGCGCACCTCTTCACGGGCGAGGTGAGCCACGGCTTCGTGGATGGGCCGGGCGGCCTGGCGGTGCTGGCGGACGAGGAGATTTTCGGCGTGCGCGCGCGCCGCAGGCCTCGGCGCAGCAAGAAGCTGGACGCGTTCGGCGCGGGCTTCGGGGACCTGAAGGAAGGAGACCTCATCGTCCACACCGACTTCGGCATCGGCCGCTATGCGGGCCTGACGAAGATGGAGGTCAACGGCGTGCCCGGGGACTTCCTCATCCTGGAGTACGCGGGCCGGGACAAAATCTACCTGCCGGTGGGCCGCATGCGGCTCATCCAGAAGTTCTCCGGCGGCGACCCGTCGCAGGTGCAGCTCGACAAGCTGGGCACCACGAGCTGGGAGAAGACGAAGAAGCGCGTCAAGGAGCAGCTCCTCAAGATGGCGGCGGAGCTCCTCCAGATTGCCGCCGCGCGCAAGGCGCACCCGGGCCACGCCTTCAGCGCGCCGGACCGGTACTTCGCCCAGTTCGAGGCGGACTTCGAGTTCGAGGAGACGCCGGACCAGGCCAAGGCGATTGAGGACGTGCTGGCGGACATGCAGAAGGCCGAGCCCATGGACCGGCTCGTCTGCGGCGACGTGGGCTACGGCAAGACGGAGGTGGCCATGCGCGCCGCCTTCAAGGCCGCGCTGGACCGCAAGCAGGTGGCGGTGCTGGTGCCCACCACCGTGCTGGCGCAGCAGCACTTCCTCTCCTTCAAGAAGCGCTTCAAGGACTACCCCGTCACGGTGGAGGTCATCTCCGGCCTGAAGAAGGCGCCGGAGGTGCGGGAGGTCCTCAAGCGCGCCAAGGAGGGCAAGGTCGACATCCTCATCGGCACGCACAAGCTGCTGGGCGGCGAGGTGGCCTTCAAGGACCTGGGCCTGATGATTGTCGACGAGGAGCAGCGCTTCGGCGTGAAGCAGAAGGAGTCGCTGAAGAAGTGGCGCTCCCAGATTGACGTGCTGACGCTGACGGCCACGCCCATCCCCCGCACGCTGCACATGAGCATGTCCGGCGTGCGCGACATGAGCATCATCGCCACGCCGCCGCAGGACCGCCGGGCCATCCGCACCTTCGTCATGAAGTACGAGGACCAGGTGGTGAAGGAGGCGATTGAACGCGAGGTGGCGCGCGGCGGTCAGGTGTTCTTCGTCCACAACCGCGTGGAGTCGCTGCCGTCCATCGAGACGCAGCTCCGCGCGCTGGTCCCCCAGGTCACCATCGGCGTGGCGCACGGGCAGATGGGCGAGGGGCAGTTGGAGAAGGTGATGCTGGCCTTCACGGAGAAGAAGTACCAGGTGCTGCTGTGCACCAGCATCATCGAGAGCGGCATCGACATCTCCAGCGCCAACACGATGATTGTGAACCGCGCGGACCAGTTCGGCCTGGCGCAGCTCTACCAGCTCCGGGGCCGCGTGGGCCGCTCCAAGGAGCGCGCGTACGCGTACCTGCTGGTGCCGTCACGGCGCGCGGTGACGAAGGACGCGCAGCGGCGCCTGGAGGTGCTCCAGAACTTCACCGAGCTGGGCGCGGGATTCTCCATCGCCAGCCACGACTTGGAGATTCGCGGCGCGGGCAACCTGCTGGGCGACAAGCAGTCGGGCGCCATCGCCGAGATTGGCTTCGACATGTACGCGCAGCTCCTGGAGGAGGCCGTCGCGGAGATGCAGGGCCAGCCGCCCAAGGTGCAGATTGAACCGGACGTCACGCTGCCCATGCCGGCGCTCATCCCGGATGACTACGTCAGCGACGTCCACCAGCGGCTCGTCTTCTACAAGCGCTTCAGCCAGGCCAGCCACCCGGACGAAGTCACGGACCTGCGCGCGGAGCTGGTGGACCGCTACGGCGAGGCCCCCGACGAGGTGGACCACCTGTCCGAGCTGACGCTGCTGAAAATCGACATGCGCGATCTGCGCCTGCGCGGGCTGGAGGTGGGCACCACCCGGCTGGTGGTGACGCTGGGCGCGGACGCGCTGCTGGATGGCCCCAAGGTCGCGGGGCTGGTGCAGCGCTCCAAGGGCGTCTACCGGCTCACCCCGGACATGAAGCTCATCGCCCGCGCGCCGCAGGGGGCCAGCGGCCACGACCTCATCGCCGAGGCCAAGAAGGTGCTCAGGGACTTGAGCCACTGCGCCCTGCCGCAGGCGTAG
- a CDS encoding pilus assembly FimT family protein — translation MERRSKGLTLLEVMVVVALVGLFATVSVASFQGMTERQRVSGAQRELVMMLQEARQKARATHQPVRLGLRVAEEHGVQVTRLRWEALACEDTWGTVCPTAACQDNACGVSGCVCPEVGPELVIPPRLDVSLLVGLCWMEATDGNSPIVAPAAPGGRACEPAADAPPTERLVLLRDHGTPEAPDWKPELVFQADRLTAAVRPVDCDKHASTPGCQ, via the coding sequence ATGGAGCGCCGAAGCAAGGGCCTGACGCTGCTGGAGGTCATGGTCGTGGTGGCCCTGGTCGGCCTCTTCGCCACCGTCTCCGTGGCCAGCTTCCAGGGCATGACGGAGCGCCAGCGCGTCAGCGGCGCGCAGCGCGAGCTGGTGATGATGCTGCAGGAGGCCCGCCAGAAGGCGCGCGCGACGCATCAACCGGTGCGGCTGGGCCTGCGCGTCGCGGAGGAGCACGGCGTCCAGGTGACGCGCCTGCGCTGGGAGGCGCTGGCCTGTGAAGACACCTGGGGCACCGTCTGCCCCACCGCCGCGTGCCAGGACAACGCCTGCGGCGTCAGCGGCTGCGTGTGCCCGGAGGTGGGGCCGGAGCTCGTCATCCCGCCCAGGCTCGACGTGTCGCTGCTGGTGGGCCTGTGCTGGATGGAGGCCACCGACGGGAACTCCCCCATCGTCGCGCCCGCGGCGCCGGGTGGGCGGGCCTGCGAGCCGGCCGCCGACGCGCCGCCAACGGAGCGGTTGGTCCTCCTGCGCGACCACGGCACACCCGAGGCGCCGGACTGGAAGCCGGAGCTGGTGTTCCAGGCGGACCGGCTGACGGCGGCCGTACGCCCCGTGGACTGCGACAAGCACGCCTCCACACCAGGCTGCCAGTAG
- a CDS encoding prepilin-type N-terminal cleavage/methylation domain-containing protein → MKRLRSTPRRGFTLIELMVAAAMSMVVLAAAIGVSAHLQRRGLLEERIMETQNKGRAARDLMAFGVQRAGAGIGSVSLTGGRLPSGEADLFYAVWARPRATFADDPGFAPPDDPSLLSDALEVWETDPARMVFLEQCPLPAVAAWNEDTLCLGGPPPAFLDDAVIAVVFPGTDDARGWACVGQVTNLVAEGVEWAPGIPGRAAPAEGDCTLAAATAGSPWAGTQRPDEGGMYLLPLGSRSYRVNWASGPPVLEMDADGPAGPAGYTAVSQDIEQLQVRLGVMAPDAPPDTPVRFFPDTETGRPSLATCTQATCATHVSWAWDPGVPVPPDRGPGSAGDELMRHVRVVELSITARSERVERLGNEAPGARDDEGNLRDGYKRRHSVIRLAPRNFAFDRTGG, encoded by the coding sequence ATGAAGCGACTTCGTTCGACTCCGCGCAGAGGCTTCACGCTCATCGAGCTGATGGTGGCCGCCGCGATGTCCATGGTGGTGCTCGCCGCCGCCATTGGCGTGAGCGCCCACCTCCAGCGCCGGGGCCTGCTGGAGGAGCGCATCATGGAGACGCAGAACAAGGGCCGGGCCGCGCGCGACCTGATGGCGTTCGGCGTGCAGCGGGCCGGCGCGGGCATTGGCAGCGTCTCCCTCACCGGAGGCCGGCTTCCCTCCGGCGAAGCCGACCTGTTCTACGCGGTGTGGGCCCGCCCCCGGGCCACCTTCGCGGACGACCCCGGCTTCGCCCCACCCGACGACCCCTCGCTGCTGTCGGATGCGCTGGAGGTCTGGGAGACGGACCCGGCGCGCATGGTGTTCCTGGAGCAATGCCCCCTCCCCGCCGTCGCGGCCTGGAATGAGGACACGTTGTGCCTGGGGGGCCCGCCGCCCGCCTTCCTGGACGACGCGGTCATCGCCGTGGTGTTCCCGGGCACGGACGACGCGCGGGGCTGGGCCTGCGTGGGACAGGTGACGAACCTCGTGGCGGAAGGGGTGGAGTGGGCCCCGGGCATCCCGGGCCGGGCCGCCCCCGCGGAGGGCGACTGCACCCTCGCCGCGGCGACCGCGGGTTCACCCTGGGCCGGGACCCAGCGCCCGGATGAAGGCGGCATGTACCTGCTCCCGCTCGGCAGCCGGAGCTACCGCGTGAACTGGGCCAGCGGCCCCCCCGTGCTGGAGATGGACGCGGACGGCCCCGCGGGCCCGGCGGGCTACACCGCGGTGTCCCAGGACATCGAACAACTCCAGGTCCGGCTGGGCGTGATGGCACCGGACGCGCCTCCCGATACGCCGGTGCGCTTCTTCCCGGACACGGAGACGGGGCGCCCCTCGCTGGCCACGTGCACGCAGGCCACCTGCGCCACGCACGTCTCCTGGGCGTGGGACCCTGGCGTGCCCGTCCCCCCCGACCGGGGCCCGGGCAGCGCGGGCGACGAGCTGATGCGCCACGTGCGCGTGGTGGAGCTGTCCATCACCGCGCGCTCGGAGCGGGTGGAGCGGCTGGGGAACGAAGCGCCCGGAGCGCGGGATGACGAAGGCAACCTCCGGGATGGCTACAAGCGCCGCCACAGCGTCATCCGCCTGGCGCCGCGCAACTTCGCCTTCGACAGGACGGGGGGCTGA
- a CDS encoding sensor histidine kinase, with protein MVVLRSVRSAAGGIVDFECVSANVQAERWLGGEEGSLVNNRLLEEAPWVWDGGLFSACVQAVTRRAPEVARVSRQSPLGTMWLLARVSPCDDGVVLFLEDLTERMAAEEALRRDHDLLHAVIESATDAIYVKDVAGRYILINPATASAFHRAPRDILGRTDAELLGADRAAPTLAHDREVMDSGQTATYEGAEGGPGTDRIWHTTKGVLRRGDGTVYGLFAICRDVTARRRQELEREEEARFQERFIGVLGHDLGNPLAAVRLSSAALLARDTLPPEVRRVVARIDGSAERMARLVKQLLDFTRARMAGGIPLRPHEVCMEDVCRRIISELEPAHPECSVRLEVDGESRGVWDEERLGQVLSNLLGNALQHSPEGSPVQVRLAAKDPLFQRVEVHNGGPPIPEALRTRLFSPFHGMPPEPGKPKPKHQGLGLGLYIVSQIVTAHGGWLDVASSVETGTCFSVTLPRVTRPLGGPPGKSA; from the coding sequence GTGGTCGTCCTGCGGAGCGTGCGCTCCGCGGCCGGCGGCATCGTGGATTTCGAGTGCGTCTCCGCCAACGTGCAGGCGGAGCGCTGGCTCGGCGGAGAAGAGGGCAGTCTGGTGAACAACCGGCTGTTGGAGGAAGCGCCGTGGGTCTGGGACGGCGGCCTCTTCAGCGCGTGTGTCCAGGCGGTGACACGCCGGGCGCCGGAGGTCGCGCGGGTGTCCCGGCAGTCGCCCCTGGGCACCATGTGGTTGCTGGCCCGCGTGTCGCCGTGTGACGACGGCGTGGTGCTCTTCCTGGAGGACCTTACCGAGCGCATGGCCGCGGAGGAGGCCCTCCGGCGGGACCATGACCTGCTGCACGCCGTCATCGAGAGCGCCACCGACGCCATCTACGTGAAGGACGTGGCGGGCCGGTACATCCTCATCAATCCCGCCACCGCGAGCGCCTTCCACCGGGCGCCGCGCGACATCCTCGGCCGCACGGACGCGGAGCTCCTGGGCGCGGACAGGGCCGCGCCGACGCTGGCGCATGACCGCGAGGTGATGGACTCCGGACAGACGGCCACCTACGAGGGCGCGGAGGGCGGCCCGGGCACGGACCGCATCTGGCACACCACGAAGGGCGTGCTGCGCCGGGGCGACGGCACCGTGTACGGCCTCTTCGCCATCTGCCGGGACGTCACCGCGCGCCGCCGTCAGGAGCTGGAGCGCGAGGAGGAGGCGCGCTTCCAGGAGCGCTTCATCGGCGTGCTGGGACATGATTTGGGCAACCCGCTGGCGGCGGTGCGGCTGTCCTCCGCGGCGCTGCTGGCGCGCGACACGCTGCCGCCGGAGGTCCGGCGCGTGGTGGCCCGTATCGACGGGAGCGCGGAGCGGATGGCGCGGCTGGTGAAACAGTTGCTCGACTTCACGCGCGCCCGGATGGCCGGCGGCATCCCGCTGCGTCCGCACGAGGTGTGCATGGAGGACGTGTGCCGCCGCATCATCTCCGAGCTGGAGCCCGCGCACCCGGAGTGCAGCGTCCGGCTGGAGGTGGACGGCGAGTCACGCGGCGTCTGGGACGAGGAGCGCCTGGGGCAGGTGCTGTCGAACCTGCTGGGCAACGCCCTCCAGCACAGCCCGGAGGGCAGCCCGGTGCAGGTGCGGCTGGCCGCGAAGGACCCCCTCTTCCAGCGGGTGGAGGTCCACAACGGCGGGCCGCCCATCCCCGAGGCCTTGCGCACGCGCCTCTTCTCCCCCTTCCACGGGATGCCCCCCGAGCCGGGCAAGCCGAAGCCGAAGCACCAGGGCCTGGGGTTGGGGCTCTACATCGTGTCGCAAATCGTGACGGCGCACGGCGGCTGGCTGGACGTGGCGTCTTCGGTGGAGACAGGGACCTGCTTCTCCGTGACGCTGCCTCGCGTCACCCGGCCGCTGGGAGGGCCGCCGGGCAAGAGCGCGTGA
- the hutF gene encoding formimidoylglutamate deiminase yields the protein MSDITVYQPEYLYTGGRFHEGRGLAVSADGHILAPDAVPEGARTVPLPGRALLPGLVNGHSHAFQRLIRGRTEYVAFGREADDFWSWREAMYRAAESLSPEDLYVASRQAFLEMALAGITTVGEFHYIHHQVDGAPYADRNTLAHAVIRAARDVGLRICLLRVGYARAGFGVAANPRQRRFIDPDVETFLGSAEALVREVRSDTAVSVGLAPHSVRAVTREWLAALAGSSVRSLPVHMHVAEQPKEIEACLAEHGRRPVELLSDLGLLGPGFTAVHGVHLTDEEVALLGRAQATVCACPSTERNLGDGIVPADALVKAGARISLGSDSQATVDLLDEARQVEGHLRLARLRRAVLDPGTGAMDGLAARLLGMATVDGARSLGLPTGVLEAGAPADFFTVDLHHPSLVGALPASLLPAIVLGAEKAAVRDVVVGGREVVREGRHALAEESGRAFQALSRALYA from the coding sequence GTGAGCGACATCACCGTCTATCAGCCGGAGTACCTCTATACGGGCGGCCGGTTCCACGAAGGGCGCGGCCTCGCGGTCAGCGCTGATGGTCACATCCTGGCGCCGGACGCCGTGCCCGAGGGCGCGCGCACTGTTCCGCTGCCGGGGCGGGCCTTGCTGCCGGGGCTCGTCAACGGGCACTCCCACGCGTTCCAGCGGCTCATCCGCGGGCGCACGGAGTACGTGGCATTCGGCCGGGAGGCGGACGACTTCTGGAGCTGGCGCGAGGCGATGTATCGCGCCGCCGAGTCGCTGAGTCCCGAGGACCTCTACGTCGCCTCGCGGCAGGCCTTCCTGGAGATGGCGTTAGCGGGCATCACCACCGTGGGGGAGTTCCACTACATCCACCATCAGGTGGACGGGGCGCCGTACGCGGACCGCAACACGTTGGCGCACGCGGTGATTCGCGCCGCGCGGGACGTAGGGCTGCGCATCTGTCTGCTGCGCGTGGGGTACGCCCGTGCGGGCTTCGGTGTGGCGGCCAATCCGCGGCAGCGGCGGTTCATCGACCCGGACGTGGAGACGTTCCTCGGCTCGGCGGAGGCGCTGGTTCGCGAGGTGCGCTCCGACACGGCGGTCAGCGTGGGGCTCGCCCCGCACAGCGTGCGCGCGGTGACGCGGGAGTGGCTGGCGGCGCTCGCGGGCTCGTCCGTGCGGAGCCTGCCCGTCCATATGCATGTGGCGGAGCAGCCGAAGGAGATTGAAGCCTGTCTGGCGGAGCACGGCCGCAGGCCGGTGGAGCTGCTGTCGGACCTGGGCCTGCTGGGGCCGGGCTTCACGGCGGTGCACGGCGTCCACCTGACGGACGAGGAGGTGGCCCTGCTGGGCCGGGCGCAGGCCACGGTGTGCGCGTGTCCTTCCACGGAGCGGAACCTGGGGGACGGCATCGTCCCCGCGGATGCGCTGGTGAAGGCGGGGGCCCGCATCAGCCTGGGGTCGGACAGTCAGGCGACGGTGGACCTGCTGGACGAGGCCCGGCAGGTGGAAGGGCACCTGCGGCTGGCGCGGCTGCGGCGCGCTGTGTTGGACCCGGGCACGGGCGCCATGGACGGGCTGGCGGCGCGGCTCCTGGGCATGGCCACCGTGGACGGCGCGCGGAGCCTGGGGCTGCCCACCGGCGTCCTGGAGGCAGGGGCGCCCGCGGACTTCTTCACAGTAGACCTGCATCATCCGTCGCTCGTGGGGGCGCTGCCGGCGTCACTGTTGCCCGCAATCGTGCTGGGCGCGGAGAAGGCGGCGGTGCGCGACGTGGTGGTGGGCGGGCGCGAGGTCGTCCGCGAAGGCCGACATGCGCTCGCGGAAGAGAGTGGCCGCGCCTTCCAGGCGTTGTCGCGCGCACTGTACGCCTGA